Proteins from a genomic interval of Rubinisphaera italica:
- a CDS encoding right-handed parallel beta-helix repeat-containing protein translates to MLRFLFPALLLTCSLPALSIAQSPNEFLVAEPTTAALLQTLDDVRSIREQQSDPVTIVIPEGRYEFSEPLTLDAQLVGRGLKLVAAESGKVVFAGSQQLSISKREENGRLHYQLPQGWNKNGQPRAMIVNGKLSSPARFPNQGYLRIEKALEDRRSGFIVQAGDLSAENKLPASGYDLILMHDWSSSRLPVGSFDAESRTLKTVGPIGCSARHYAIDHFEKQPRYYLEGHANFADLPGEWFIDAENSELIMLPSASQEEPIIALPVLTTLFSAIGTDDSPITNLSVQGITFSETAFPMPAGGLAGAQASMHEPRDASGKRTTSDRPMLPAGVYIENAKGCRFQGCQFQAMGGTGLWFSNRTTNCLMQRCKVTDVGGNGLNLGENNSRRVDGKAWYQSAPEQVPTANKIDQCEVSQCGVILPGSVAIWAPLNRELEITNNNIHDCPYTGISLGWMWNPSNTPAGNNRIADNRIQYMMQVLSDGGGIYTLGLQPDSVIENNLITDIPLNAGRAESNGMFLDEGSTGFTIRNNEIRRIDRSPIRFHKAGENLVENNRWELATESTPPVRFNNTPEKNITIVDNTVLETQKRIFLIGNSLTWDTIPSRLDEGVEWHVDCGKSLKYIQEHPEQPCVGTSRLWPLAFRSAQYDLISFQPHYGTTLEEDFATISEWLELQPNATVIIHTGWARHAELKAEFADDDSAGTLTHSQAYFEALLKQLRDAYPDREFRSTQAMNALQQIQQDIDTGNAPLENIEQMYRDSIHMTIGPGRYLMHNMMRKAMGQKPVSDGFPEFDPELKTYLDGVMQQF, encoded by the coding sequence GACGACTGCCGCTTTACTGCAAACGCTGGATGATGTTCGCAGCATTCGGGAACAGCAGTCCGATCCGGTCACGATTGTCATTCCTGAAGGACGCTATGAATTTTCAGAACCGTTAACTCTCGATGCACAACTTGTCGGTCGAGGTTTGAAATTGGTGGCCGCAGAATCTGGCAAGGTTGTGTTTGCGGGAAGTCAGCAGCTTTCGATTTCTAAGCGGGAAGAGAACGGTCGCCTGCATTACCAGTTGCCACAAGGCTGGAATAAGAATGGTCAACCACGTGCGATGATTGTTAATGGCAAACTCTCTTCGCCGGCCCGTTTTCCAAACCAGGGATATTTGCGTATCGAAAAGGCACTCGAGGATCGACGCAGTGGATTTATTGTTCAAGCAGGAGACCTCTCCGCAGAAAACAAATTGCCAGCCTCAGGATACGATTTGATTCTGATGCACGACTGGTCCAGCAGCCGATTGCCAGTGGGATCATTCGATGCAGAATCTCGCACACTGAAAACCGTTGGCCCGATCGGCTGCTCTGCTCGACATTACGCGATTGATCATTTTGAAAAGCAGCCGCGATATTATCTGGAAGGTCATGCCAACTTTGCGGATCTCCCGGGCGAATGGTTTATCGATGCCGAGAATTCCGAACTGATTATGCTTCCTTCTGCCTCTCAGGAAGAACCGATTATTGCCTTGCCCGTTTTGACGACACTCTTCTCCGCGATTGGAACCGATGATTCGCCCATCACAAATCTCTCGGTTCAGGGAATTACATTTTCCGAAACGGCATTCCCGATGCCAGCCGGAGGATTGGCAGGAGCACAGGCTTCCATGCATGAGCCACGGGATGCATCAGGAAAGAGAACGACTTCCGATCGACCAATGCTGCCGGCTGGGGTTTATATCGAGAATGCCAAAGGCTGCCGCTTTCAGGGATGTCAGTTTCAGGCGATGGGAGGGACGGGCCTCTGGTTCTCCAACCGCACGACTAACTGCTTGATGCAACGCTGCAAAGTGACTGATGTGGGCGGGAATGGATTGAATCTGGGAGAAAATAATTCTCGTCGCGTGGATGGAAAAGCGTGGTATCAGTCTGCTCCCGAGCAGGTGCCGACGGCTAATAAAATCGATCAATGTGAAGTGAGTCAATGTGGAGTGATCCTGCCAGGTTCCGTCGCCATCTGGGCTCCATTGAATCGTGAGTTGGAAATCACAAACAATAACATTCACGATTGTCCCTACACTGGAATTTCCCTCGGCTGGATGTGGAATCCTTCCAACACCCCAGCTGGGAATAATCGCATTGCCGACAATCGCATCCAATACATGATGCAGGTCCTGAGTGATGGCGGCGGGATTTACACGCTGGGACTGCAGCCGGACAGTGTGATCGAAAACAATCTGATTACCGACATTCCTCTCAATGCTGGCCGAGCAGAATCGAACGGCATGTTTCTGGATGAAGGTTCGACGGGCTTTACGATCCGCAATAATGAAATCCGCAGGATTGATCGTTCGCCCATTCGCTTTCATAAAGCGGGAGAGAACCTCGTCGAAAACAATCGCTGGGAACTGGCAACAGAATCGACTCCTCCAGTGCGATTTAATAACACTCCCGAAAAGAATATTACAATTGTCGATAACACAGTGCTTGAGACACAAAAACGCATCTTCCTGATCGGCAATTCACTAACCTGGGATACGATTCCGAGTCGACTCGATGAAGGTGTCGAGTGGCATGTCGATTGTGGAAAGAGTCTCAAATATATTCAGGAACATCCCGAACAACCTTGTGTTGGAACCTCCCGTCTCTGGCCACTCGCATTTCGCTCGGCTCAATACGATCTCATCTCTTTTCAGCCCCATTATGGCACAACCCTCGAAGAAGATTTTGCAACGATTTCAGAGTGGCTCGAACTGCAGCCGAACGCGACGGTTATCATTCACACAGGCTGGGCTCGACATGCAGAATTGAAAGCAGAGTTTGCCGATGATGATTCCGCAGGAACTCTGACGCATAGTCAGGCTTATTTTGAGGCCTTACTCAAGCAGTTGCGAGACGCGTATCCCGATCGCGAATTCCGCAGTACTCAGGCGATGAACGCTTTGCAACAGATTCAGCAGGACATCGATACTGGTAATGCTCCGCTGGAAAACATCGAGCAGATGTATCGCGACAGCATCCACATGACAATTGGACCGGGACGCTATCTGATGCACAACATGATGCGAAAAGCGATGGGACAAAAACCTGTTTCTGACGGATTTCCAGAGTTTGATCCGGAGTTGAAAACTTATCTGGATGGTGTAATGCAGCAGTTTTGA